The following are from one region of the Numenius arquata chromosome 23, bNumArq3.hap1.1, whole genome shotgun sequence genome:
- the METTL2A gene encoding tRNA N(3)-cytidine methyltransferase METTL2A translates to MAAPREVPERRPFGRRFLTDPARLFQHNAWDNVEWSEEQEASARSKVQENSSQLLPQDKQEEYEVNAKRYWDDFYKIHENGFFKDRHWLFTEFPELAPNRKQSQNGDSVHEFSNKEESNNEGLGSCANGHCSLETRAENQLNVIKSTPKICTEELAAQKCSELNRSAGDYPGSSASYRVLEVGCGAGNTVFPILQTNNDPGLFVYCCDFSTTAVDLVQNNAEYDSSRCFAFVHDLCNDQSPFPMPDESLDVVILIFVLSAILPEKMQCIVNRLSRLLKPGGMILLRDYGRYDLAQLRFKKGQCLSDNFYVRGDGTRVYFFTQDELNDLFTTAGLEKIQNLVDRRLQVNRGKQMTMYRVWIQCKYRKPAAPQL, encoded by the exons ATGGCGGCGCCCAGGGAGGTGCCGGAGCGGCGGCCCTTCGGGAGGCGCTTCCTCACCGACCCCGCCCGCCTCTTTCAGCACAATGCCTG GGATAACGTGGAATGGTCAGAGGAGCAGGAAGCCAGCGCCAGGAGTAAAGTTCAAGAGAACAGCTCACAGCTATTGCCACAAGATAAACAAG AGGAATATGAGGTGAATGCTAAAAGGTACTGGGATGACTTTTATAAAATCCATGAAAATGGCTTCTTCAAGGACAGACACTGGCTGTTCACTGAATTTCCTGAGCTGGCGCCTAACAGGAAACAAAGTCAAAATGGGGATTCTGTGCATGAATTCAGTAACAAAGAAGAATCCAACAATGAAGGGCTGGGAAGCTGTGCAAATGGACATTGTTCATTGGAAACCAGGGCAGAGAATCAGTTAAACGTGATAAAAAGCACACCTAAGATCTGCACAGAGGAGCTGGCTGCGCAGAAATGTAGCGAGCTGAACCGAAGTGCTGGAGATTACCCAGGATCGTCTGCATCTTACCGTGTATTAGAG GTTGGCTGTGGTGCTGGAAATACTGTCTTCCCAATTTTACAGACCAACAA tgacCCAGGCCTTTTTGTTTATTGCTGTGATTTTTCTACAACAGCTGTGGATCTTGTCCAG AACAATGCGGAATATGATTCTTCTCGCTGCTTTGCCTTTGTCCATGACCTGTGCAATGACCAAAGTCCTTTCCCAATGCCAGACGAGAGTCTTGACGTTGTTATTCTTATCTTTGTCCTCTCAGCGATTCTCCCAGAGAA GATGCAGTGCATCGTTAACAGACTGAGTCGCCTTCTGAAACCAGGAGGAATGATTTTGTTACGAGATTATGGCCGTTACGATCTGGCCCAGCTTCGGTTTAagaaag GTCAGTGTCTGTCTGATAACTTCTATGTGAGAGGGGATGGCACCAGAGTCTACTTCTTCACACAAG ATGAATTAAATGATCTCTTCACGACAGCTGGGCTGGAGAAAATCCAGAATCTGGTTGATCGGCGATTGCAAGTGAACCGTGGGAAACAAATGACCATGTATCGAGTATGGATCCAGTGCAAATACCGCAAACCTGCTGCCCCTCAGCTGTGA